A genomic window from Candidatus Methylacidiphilum fumarolicum includes:
- the thiH gene encoding 2-iminoacetate synthase ThiH, with the protein MTFPSLRKLPFYSQANDRLLSKFWKLLLPKTDDELQALALEAKRITQLYFGKTLRLYAPLYLSNECINSCSYCGFSRDNSILRLTLTPSEVLQEATYLWNEGFRSILLVAGEHPKFVSLSYLEECVTKIRPLFPSIAIEVAPLETAEYERMIEAGVEGVVVYQETYNPELYSLYHRFGPKKDFFWRLESVERAYAAGARRLGIGALFGLAPWKEEALCLAAHCSYLLKKCWRAYLTISLPRLRPAAGGFTPPYPLGDRDIFHFMCAFRVCFPQVGIVLSTREEPAFRERLIPFGITAMSAGSRTEPGGYTLAGIHALHRGSKGKVIALCEEEKKVAKATEQFEISDRRDAKEIATVLKKMGYEPVWKDWESCLNKSKLQ; encoded by the coding sequence ATGACTTTTCCTAGTTTGCGTAAACTCCCCTTTTATTCACAAGCCAACGATCGGCTTTTATCGAAATTCTGGAAGCTTCTTTTACCAAAAACCGATGATGAACTGCAGGCGCTTGCTCTGGAAGCCAAAAGAATTACTCAACTTTATTTCGGGAAGACCTTGCGGCTTTATGCCCCTCTTTATCTTTCCAACGAATGCATTAATAGCTGTTCCTATTGTGGTTTTTCCAGGGACAACTCGATTTTGAGGCTTACCCTTACTCCATCAGAAGTTCTTCAAGAGGCTACGTATCTTTGGAACGAAGGCTTTCGTTCGATCCTCCTTGTGGCTGGAGAACATCCAAAATTTGTCTCTTTAAGTTATCTAGAAGAGTGTGTAACCAAAATTCGTCCTCTCTTTCCGTCAATCGCTATAGAAGTTGCGCCTTTAGAGACTGCTGAGTACGAAAGAATGATAGAAGCAGGAGTAGAAGGGGTAGTTGTTTATCAAGAAACTTATAATCCTGAACTCTATAGCCTATACCATCGTTTTGGTCCCAAAAAAGATTTTTTCTGGAGACTCGAATCAGTGGAAAGAGCGTATGCTGCCGGTGCACGAAGATTAGGCATAGGAGCACTCTTTGGGCTGGCTCCATGGAAAGAAGAAGCACTTTGTCTGGCTGCACACTGCTCTTATCTTTTGAAAAAATGTTGGCGTGCCTATCTTACCATTTCTTTGCCTCGGCTTCGGCCCGCAGCCGGCGGGTTCACCCCTCCTTATCCATTGGGTGATCGGGATATTTTCCATTTTATGTGCGCCTTCCGTGTCTGCTTCCCTCAAGTTGGCATTGTTCTTTCTACTAGGGAAGAGCCCGCATTTAGAGAAAGATTGATCCCATTTGGAATCACGGCGATGAGTGCTGGTTCCAGAACAGAACCAGGAGGCTATACTTTGGCCGGAATCCACGCTCTACACAGAGGTTCTAAAGGAAAAGTAATAGCACTCTGTGAAGAAGAAAAAAAAGTGGCTAAAGCCACCGAACAATTCGAAATAAGTGATAGAAGAGATGCTAAAGAAATTGCTACCGTTCTCAAAAAAATGGGCTATGAGCCTGTATGGAAGGATTGGGAATCATGCCTGAACAAATCCAAATTACAGTGA
- the thiS gene encoding sulfur carrier protein ThiS has protein sequence MPEQIQITVNGQLISVPKNTSVLLLLKQLNLDQNIVFVELNKNALLKKEYEQTILQPNDRLELVRVTAGG, from the coding sequence ATGCCTGAACAAATCCAAATTACAGTGAATGGTCAGCTTATTTCTGTGCCAAAAAACACCTCCGTTCTACTGCTTCTCAAACAATTGAATCTCGATCAGAACATTGTTTTTGTTGAGTTAAATAAAAACGCTCTATTAAAAAAAGAATATGAGCAGACTATTCTCCAACCAAATGATAGGCTTGAGCTTGTCCGCGTAACAGCCGGAGGATAG